AAGCGCTGCCTGCCCGACGCGACGCCCGGCAGCCCGGACTGGGACGTCGCGGCGACCGTCGCCGGACGGGCGATGCGTCTGATCGCCGACGGCGTCGTCGACCGGGAAGGCGTCGAAGGGCTCGCCGCCCGCCTCGGGTACACCTCCCGACACCTCTCGCGGCTGCTGACCGCCGAGCTCGGCGCGGGTCCCCTCGCGCTCGCGCGAACCCAGCGCGCCCAGACCGCCCGTGCGCTCGTCGAGAGCACGACGCTCAGCCTCGCCGACGTGGCGTTCGCAGCGGGCTTCTCGAGCGTGCGGCAGTTCAACGACACCATGCTCGAGGTCTACGACGCGACGCCGAGCCACCTGCGCGGCCGCAGGTCGCCCACGGCGAGCCAGGTCCCCGGAGCCATCGACCTGCGGATCGCCGTTCGTACGCCGTTCCGGGGCTCCGCGCTGCTCCGCTTCCTCGCCGACCGCGCCGTCCCCGGCGTCGAGGTCGCCGAGGTCGCGGCCGACGGCAGCGGCTGCTACTCCCGCACGCTCGCCCTGCCCCACGGGCCGGGCGTCGCCCGGGTCGAGCTCGCCGACCTCGACGGCGTCGGGTCGTCGTACCTGCCGCTGCGCCTGGTCGTCGAGGACCTCCGTGACACCACCGCCGCGCTCGCCCGGATGCGCGCGCTGCTCGACGCCGATGCCGATCCCGTGGCGGTGGACGCCCACCTGGCCACGGATCCGCTGCTGGCACCACTCGTCGCGGCCCGGCCGGGACTGCGCGTGCCGGGACACGTCGACGGCGCCGAGGTGGCGGTGCGCGCGGTCCTCGGCCAGCAGGTCACGGTCGTCGCCGCCCGCACCGCCGCTGCCCGGCTCGTCGCCGCCCACGGGCGTCCCGTCGAGACCGGGGTCCCCGGACTGACGCACCTGTTCCCCGACGCGGCAACCGTCGCGGCCCTGCCGCCCGAGGAGTTCCGGATGCCCCGAGCCCGCGGGAGGGCGCTCGTCGGGATGTGCGCGGCGATCGCGGCGGGCGAGGTCGTGCTGGACCGCGGCCCCGACCGCGGCGACGTACGCCGCACGCTGCTCGCCCTGCCCGGCATCGGCCCCTGGACGGCCGACTACATCGCGCTGCGTGCACTCGGGCACCCCGACGTGTGGCTGCCGACCGACGTCGGCGTCCGCAACGCGCTCGCCCGGCACCCCGACGCCGACATCACCCCGGAGGGCTGGGCGCCCTGGCGCTCCTACGCCCTCCTCCACCTGTGGACCTCGCTGGAAGGATGAGCACTGCCATGTGGACCGTCATCGAATCGCCCATCGGGCCGCTGCGCCTCGTCGAGCAGGGCGGCGCGATCACCGCGATCGAGTTCTCGCCGTTCCGCGACGGCGTCCGCCCGCTCGGCGCCGAGGGCGCCGACCACCCCGTCCTGGTCGCCGCTGCGCACCAGCTCGCCGAGTACTTCGCCGGCGACCGCACCGAGTTCGACCTGCCGCTCGCGCCGGCCGGCAGCGCCTGGCAGCGCTCCGTGTGGGCCCAGCTGCTCGGCATCGGCTACGGACAGACCGCGTCGTACGGCGAGATCGCCGCACGCCTCGGCAAGACGAACGCCGCATCCCGCGCCGTCGGCACGGCCAACGGCGCGAACCCGATCCCGATCGTGATCCCGTGCCACCGGGTGATCGGTGCCAACGGGACGCTCACCGGCTACGCCGGGGGACTGGAGCGCAAGCAGCTCCTGCTCGACCTGGAGCGGGACGAGGACGCCGCGCTGTTCTGACGGGAGCGGTGGGTCAGTTTCACCGGCCGGCCGGTGAAACTGGTGCTTGGACGAGGAAGCATCCTCGTCCAAGCGCGAGTTTCGTCGTCCAGGCCGACACTGCTGGGGCTGGAGTTACTCCGCAGCCGCGCGGCGCAGCGACTCGGAGAGCCGCTCGGCGGCGGCGAGCACCGCAGGTGCGTGCATCCGGCCGGGCTGGCGGGACAGGCGCTCGAGCGGGCCCGAGACGGACACGGCGGCGATCACCTTGCCGCCGGGGGAGCGGACGGGAGCGGACACCGAGGCCACGCCCTGCTCGCGCTCGCCGACCGACTGCGCCCAGCCGCGGCGGCGGATGGCGGACAGCTCGGCCGCGGAGAACGCGGAGTTCTGCAGGCCGCGGTGGATCCGCTCCGGGTCGTCCCAGGCGAGCAGCACCTGTGCGGCGGAGCCGGCGCGCATGGTGAGCTGGGAGCCGATCGGGATCGTGTCGCGCAGACCGGAGGGCCGCTCGGCGGCGGCGACGCATACGCGGTGGTCGCCCTGGCGCCGCCACAGCTGGGCGGACTCGCCGGTGATGTCGCGCAGCCGCGCGAGCACGGGGCCGGCGGTCGCGAGCAGCCGGTCCTCGCCGGCTGCCGCGGAGAGCTCCGCGAGGCGCGGCCCGAGCACGAAGCGGCCCTGCATGTCGCGGGCGACGAGGCGGTGGTGCTCGAGGGCGACCGCCAGGCGGTGGGCCGTCGGCCGGGCCAGGCCGGTGCCTGCCACCAGGCCGGCCAGGGTGGCCGGGCCGGACTCCAGTGCGGTGAGCACCAGGGCCGCCTTGTCGAGAACTCCGACGCCGCTCGAGTTGTCCATATGGCAATACTGCCGTCTCGGATCCTGGGATGCAAGAGTACGCTTCGTCACGGAGGGCGGCAGAGGTGCCGTCATCGACCCGAACGAGGAGGAGCGAGTCATGGGCAAGACCCTGGCGGAGAAGGTGTGGGACGAGCACGTCGTCCGATCGACCCCGGGGGAGCCGGACCTCCTCTACATCGACCTCCACCTCATCCACGAGGTCACCAGCCCGCAGGCCTTCGACGGCCTGCGCCTGGCCGGGCGCAAGGTGCGCCGTCCCGACCTGACCCTCGCGACCGAGGACCACAACGTCCCGACGCTCGACTGGGACAAGCCGATCGCGGACCCCGTGAGCAAGACCCAGGTCGACACCCTGCGCAAGAACGCCGAGGAGTTCGGCGTCCGGCTGCACCCGCTCGGCGACGTCGAGCAGGGCATCGTCCACGTCGTCGGCCCGCAGCTCGGCCTGACCCAGCCCGGCATGACGATCGTGTGCGGTGACTCGCACACCAGCACCCACGGCGCCTTCGGCGCGATCGCGTTCGGCATCGGCACCTCCGAGGTCGAGCACGTGCTCGCCACGCAGACGCTGCCGCAGGCCAAGCCGAAGACCATGGCCGTCACGGTCAACGGCAGCCTCGCCGCGGGCGTGACCGCCAAGGACCTGATCCTCTACCTGATCACGCAGACCGGCACCGGTGGCGGCCAGGGCTACATCGTCGAGTACCGCGGCGAGGCCATCGAGGCGCTCTCGATGGAGGGCCGGATGACGGTCTGCAACATGTCCATCGAGTGGGGCGCCAAGGCGGGCATGATCGCGCCGGACGAGACCACGTTCGCCTACATCGAGGGCAAGGCCGAGGCGCCGAAGGGTGCCGAGTGGGACGCCGCCGTCGCCCACTGGAAGACGCTGGTCACCGACGCCGACGCGACCTTCGACAAGGAGATCGTGATCGACGCGGCCGACGTCACGCCGTTCGTCACGTGGGGCACGAACCCCGGCCAGGGCGCGCCCCTGGGCGCGAACGTCCCCTCGCCGGAGGACTTCGAGGACCCCTCCGACAAGCTCGCCGCCGAGAAGGCGCTGGAGTACATGGGCCTCGAGGCCGGCCAGCCGCTGCGCTCGGTCAAGGTCGACACCGTCTTCGTGGGCTCCTGCACCAACGGCCGCATCGAGGACCTGCGCCTGGCCGCCGAGATCATCAAGGGACACAAGGTCGCCGAGGGCACCCGGCTGCTCGTCGTCCCGGGCTCGGTGCGCGTGCGCAACCAGGCCATGGAGGAGGGCCTCGACAAGGTCTTCATCGAGGCCGGTGCCGAGTGGCGCGGTGCGGGCTGCTCGATGTGCCTGGGCATGAACCCCGACACCCTGAAGCCGCAGGAGCGCTCGGCGTCGACGTCCAACCGCAACTTCGAGGGTCGGCAGGGCAAGGGCGGACGCACCCACCTGGTGTCCGTCCCCGTCGCGGCCGCCACCGCCGTCAAGGGCACGCTGGCCTCTCCGGCCGACCTGTCCGCCGAGCTGGTCTGAGAAGGAGACAGAGTCATGGAGAAGTTCACCTCCCACACCGGTACGGCGCTCCCGCTGCGCCGCAGCAACGTCGACACCGACCAGATCATCCCGGCGGTCTACCTCAAGCGCGTGACCCGCACCGGCTTCGAGGACGGCCTGTTCGCCGCGTGGCGCAACGACCCGGAGTTCGTCGCCAACAAGCCCGAGTACCAGGGTGTCTCGATCCTGGTCGCCGGCCCCGACTTCGGCACCGGCTCGTCGCGCGAGCACGCCGTGTGGGCACTCATGGACTACGGCTTCAAGGTCGTGCTGTCGAGCCGGTTCGCCGACATCTTCCGCGGCAACTCGGGCAAGGCCGGACTGCTGTCCGTCCCGGTCGAGCAGGACGTCATCGAGCAGCTGTGGGCGGCGATCGAGGCCGACCCCACCACGCAGATCACCGTCGACCTCGGGTCCCGCACCGTCACCTGCGGCGACCTGGTCGCGCCGTTCGACATCGACGACTACACCCGCTACCGCCTGCTCAACGGGCTCGACGACATCGGCATCACGCTGGGCAACGAGGCCGACATCGCGGCGTACGAGAGCGGTCGCCCGAGCTGGAAGCCGGTCACCCAGCACGCATGAGAAGAGGCTGAATACCGCTCTACGACGGGCCGATCCGCGACTTTCGCGGGTCGGCCCGTCGTCTTTCCCGCATTCGTCGTGAAAGCTGCGAACAAGCCCCGACAGGCGGAATGAGGCCCGAAATGGCCGAAATACCGCTGAAATCGCGAAAAAAGACGCACGAACTTCGGCGTGGTGATTGTGAGTGTGCCCACTAGTGCCTAGCGTTCCCATGAAAGGACGGCTGGGCGAGGGCTCGGCCGCATCAGCCCAAGGGACGCCCAGCGCGGCGTTTCGGAAGGACAGGTAGTGAACAAGTCTCAGTTGATCGACGCGCTGGCCGACCGATTCGAGGGCAGCCGCAAGGACGCGGCCCACGCTCTCGACGCGGTCCTCGACACGATCACCCGTCAGGTGGCCAAGGGCGAGAAGGTCGCCATCACCGGCTTCGGCTCGTTCGAGAAGGCCGTCCGCAACGCCCGTTGGGTCCGCAACCCGCAGACCGGCGAGCGTGTGAAGACCAAGAAGAAGGCCGTCCCGAAGTTCAGCGCCGGCGCTGACCTCAAGAACGTCGTCTCCGGCGCGAAGAAGCTCGCGCCGCTGCCGAAGCCGGCCAAGAAGGCCGCTGCTCCGGCGAAGAAGGCCGCCGCTGCTGCCGCCGCTCCGGCCAAGAAGGCTGCGACCACCGCCGCCAAGAAGGCTGCTGCTCCTGCCAAGAAGGCCGCCGCCACCGCGAAGAAGGCGGCTCCCGCCAAGAAGGCTCCGGCCAAGAAGGCTCCGGCCAAGAAGGCCCCGGCTGCGAAGAAGGCGGCCCCGGCCAAGAAGGCGGCTCCGGCCAAGAAGGCGCCCGCCGCCAAGAAGGCCCCTGCCAAGAAGGCTCCGGCCAAGAAGGCTCCGGCCAAGAAGACCGCGAAGAAGGCCTGACGCCTGCTTCGACGATCACCCCGAACGGGCCGTACTCCACACGGAGTGCGGCCCGTTCGTCGTGTCAGGAGCCCCGAGGGAGCAGACCGATCGACCGCACGACGTCTGCGGAGGAGTCGCCGAGGCCCAGCGCGATCGCGTCCGCCAGGCTGTCGACGTCGTCGACGTCGCGGCGCAGCGTGGGCAGCTCCCCGGCCAACGGACGCGCGCCGGAACCCTCATGGGCCGCGGCCGATCCTGCGCCGAAGCGCGGGTCGAAGCCGTCGTACGACGCGCAGTACAGCGTGGTTCCCGTCGTGTCGGCGTCGCGGACGAAGCACGGACCGGGCTGGGTCGCGGCGTCAGCCAGGGCCGTGGCGAGGTCGCCGGGCACCAGCGACGGCAGGTCGCCGCACAGCGCGACGGGCCGCAGGTCGGGGCGGCGTTCGTGCAGGTGTGCCGCCGCGTGCCGCAGCGCGGCGTTGAGGCCGCCGCC
This genomic interval from Nocardioides kongjuensis contains the following:
- the leuD gene encoding 3-isopropylmalate dehydratase small subunit, with the translated sequence MEKFTSHTGTALPLRRSNVDTDQIIPAVYLKRVTRTGFEDGLFAAWRNDPEFVANKPEYQGVSILVAGPDFGTGSSREHAVWALMDYGFKVVLSSRFADIFRGNSGKAGLLSVPVEQDVIEQLWAAIEADPTTQITVDLGSRTVTCGDLVAPFDIDDYTRYRLLNGLDDIGITLGNEADIAAYESGRPSWKPVTQHA
- a CDS encoding AlkA N-terminal domain-containing protein, with protein sequence MESTVTTPEQLDFERCYTAVQSRDRRFDGVFYTAVRSTGIYCRPSCPARTPASRNVSFHRTAAAAQAAGYRACKRCLPDATPGSPDWDVAATVAGRAMRLIADGVVDREGVEGLAARLGYTSRHLSRLLTAELGAGPLALARTQRAQTARALVESTTLSLADVAFAAGFSSVRQFNDTMLEVYDATPSHLRGRRSPTASQVPGAIDLRIAVRTPFRGSALLRFLADRAVPGVEVAEVAADGSGCYSRTLALPHGPGVARVELADLDGVGSSYLPLRLVVEDLRDTTAALARMRALLDADADPVAVDAHLATDPLLAPLVAARPGLRVPGHVDGAEVAVRAVLGQQVTVVAARTAAARLVAAHGRPVETGVPGLTHLFPDAATVAALPPEEFRMPRARGRALVGMCAAIAAGEVVLDRGPDRGDVRRTLLALPGIGPWTADYIALRALGHPDVWLPTDVGVRNALARHPDADITPEGWAPWRSYALLHLWTSLEG
- the cofC gene encoding 2-phospho-L-lactate guanylyltransferase — its product is MFTRPGAFAVLLPVKSPGTGKSRLSTLRDDQRARLAAAFATDVVDACLRADGVAGVLVVSDDAAFAATLAARGAATCADPGGGLNAALRHAAAHLHERRPDLRPVALCGDLPSLVPGDLATALADAATQPGPCFVRDADTTGTTLYCASYDGFDPRFGAGSAAAHEGSGARPLAGELPTLRRDVDDVDSLADAIALGLGDSSADVVRSIGLLPRGS
- the leuC gene encoding 3-isopropylmalate dehydratase large subunit encodes the protein MGKTLAEKVWDEHVVRSTPGEPDLLYIDLHLIHEVTSPQAFDGLRLAGRKVRRPDLTLATEDHNVPTLDWDKPIADPVSKTQVDTLRKNAEEFGVRLHPLGDVEQGIVHVVGPQLGLTQPGMTIVCGDSHTSTHGAFGAIAFGIGTSEVEHVLATQTLPQAKPKTMAVTVNGSLAAGVTAKDLILYLITQTGTGGGQGYIVEYRGEAIEALSMEGRMTVCNMSIEWGAKAGMIAPDETTFAYIEGKAEAPKGAEWDAAVAHWKTLVTDADATFDKEIVIDAADVTPFVTWGTNPGQGAPLGANVPSPEDFEDPSDKLAAEKALEYMGLEAGQPLRSVKVDTVFVGSCTNGRIEDLRLAAEIIKGHKVAEGTRLLVVPGSVRVRNQAMEEGLDKVFIEAGAEWRGAGCSMCLGMNPDTLKPQERSASTSNRNFEGRQGKGGRTHLVSVPVAAATAVKGTLASPADLSAELV
- a CDS encoding methylated-DNA--[protein]-cysteine S-methyltransferase is translated as MSTAMWTVIESPIGPLRLVEQGGAITAIEFSPFRDGVRPLGAEGADHPVLVAAAHQLAEYFAGDRTEFDLPLAPAGSAWQRSVWAQLLGIGYGQTASYGEIAARLGKTNAASRAVGTANGANPIPIVIPCHRVIGANGTLTGYAGGLERKQLLLDLERDEDAALF
- a CDS encoding HU family DNA-binding protein; translation: MNKSQLIDALADRFEGSRKDAAHALDAVLDTITRQVAKGEKVAITGFGSFEKAVRNARWVRNPQTGERVKTKKKAVPKFSAGADLKNVVSGAKKLAPLPKPAKKAAAPAKKAAAAAAAPAKKAATTAAKKAAAPAKKAAATAKKAAPAKKAPAKKAPAKKAPAAKKAAPAKKAAPAKKAPAAKKAPAKKAPAKKAPAKKTAKKA
- a CDS encoding IclR family transcriptional regulator, producing the protein MDNSSGVGVLDKAALVLTALESGPATLAGLVAGTGLARPTAHRLAVALEHHRLVARDMQGRFVLGPRLAELSAAAGEDRLLATAGPVLARLRDITGESAQLWRRQGDHRVCVAAAERPSGLRDTIPIGSQLTMRAGSAAQVLLAWDDPERIHRGLQNSAFSAAELSAIRRRGWAQSVGEREQGVASVSAPVRSPGGKVIAAVSVSGPLERLSRQPGRMHAPAVLAAAERLSESLRRAAAE